From a region of the Acomys russatus chromosome 4, mAcoRus1.1, whole genome shotgun sequence genome:
- the Trib3 gene encoding tribbles homolog 3, which yields MEAIPLAASTGVSRRKKPLEFDTECPVLKRVRVGPEPGPRSSLLPPSPPPASDLSPAVAPATRLGPYVVFEGEQGNRTFRALHCPTGTEYTCKVYPASDAQSVLAPYARLPTHQHVARPVDVLLGSRLLYAFFAQTHGDLHSLVRSRRGVPEAEAVALFRQMAAAVAHCHQHGLVLRDLKLRRFVFSNCERTKLLLENLEDACVMTGPDDSLWDKHACPAYVGPEILSSRPCYSGKAADVWSLGVALFTMLAGRYPFQDSEPALLFSKILRGTFALPEGLSVPARCLVRCLLRKEPSERPVAPSILLHPWLREDRSRVSPSQSDHWERDQVVPDGPGLEEAEEGEVGLYG from the exons ATGGAAGCCATCCCTCTGGCTGCTTCTACTGGTGTTTCCCGCCGGAAGAAACCGTTGGAGTTTGACACTGAATGTCCAGTCCTAAAACGAGTGAGAGTTGGGCCCGAGCCTGGGCCACGTTCTAGCCTGCTGCCCCCAAGtccacctcctgcctcagacttatCACCAGCTGTGGCCCCTGCAACCCGGCTGGGGCCCTATGTCGTTTTCGAAGGAGAGCAAGGCAACCGCACCTTTCGGGCCCTGCACTGCCCCACAGGCACAGAGTACACCTGCAAG gTGTATCCCGCCAGTGATGCCCAGTCGGTGCTGGCACCCTACGCACGGCTGCCCACACATCAGCACGTGGCCCGTCCCGTAGACGTCCTTTTGGGCTCTCGGCTCCTCTATGCCTTCTTCGCACAGACCCACGGGGACTTGCACAGCCTGGTGCGCAGCCGACGCGGCGTCCCTGAGGCTGAGGCCGTCGCGCTTTTCCGGCAGATGGCTGCCGCGGTGGCACATTGCCACCAGCATGGACTAGTCTTGCGTGACCTCAAGCTGCGTCGCTTTGTCTTCAGCAACTGTGAGAG GACAAAGCTGCTCCTGGAGAACCTGGAAGATGCCTGTGTGATGACGGGACCAGACGACTCTCTGTGGGACAAGCATGCATGCCCTGCGTATGTGGGACCAGAGATACTCAGCTCCCGGCCATGCTACTCCGGCAAAGCAGCTGATGTCTGGAGCCTAGGCGTGGCGCTCTTCACCATGCTGGCTGGCCGCTACCCTTTCCAGGactctgagccagctctgctcTTTAGCAAGATCCTTAGAGGGACCTTCGCCCTGCCAGAGGGCCTGTCAGTCCCAGCTCGCTGCCTGGTCCGCTGTCTCCTCCGAAAGGAACCTTCAGAGCGACCGGTGGCCCCCAGCATCCTGCTGCATCCCTGGTTGAGGGAGGATCGCAGTCGAGTCTCTCCTTCACAGTCTGACCACTGGGAGCGTGACCAGGTCGTGCCAGATGGGCCAGGGttggaggaggctgaggaaggggaaGTGGGACTGTATGGCTAA